The window TTCACCTGCCGCCCTGTTTTATCAGCCAACAAAGTCGGGTTCATACTATTTAGGCAAACCAATAACCAATATAAGAGAGAGTAGCGGAAAAATCTCTTTCGACTTTATGGGAGGAACATCGGGAGGAGAGGAGAGTGAAGAAGTACAACTCTCTCGCGATGGCTGGAGTGCAAGAGCCGATGGCTATGCGGCAAGTATGTATGATGGACCACCACGTTATGCCTTTGACGGAGATTTAAACTCTCACTGGCATTCGAGATATGACGATAGCGGAGGAGGCAGCACAAACTATGAGTTACCTCACTACATCCAATTCGACTTGGGAAGTGTTCAGGAGTTCAGTGCATTTAACTATGTATCGCGTACAGCCAATGGCTCACAAAACGGAGATATTGCAAACTATGAGATATATATCTCAAACAGCGATATGACATATTCACTTGGCTCAGGTTATGTTCCCACCACAGGCACAAAAATAAAGAGCGGTACATTTACATATAACAATTCTCGAGAGCATTATGTTCAGTTAGGAGGCAATTATTCTGCAAGATATTTGTTATTGCTCTGTAAATCAACAGCAAACGGCACAAAATTTTCGGCTTGTTCAGAGTTCTATTTATACAATACCCCAAGCAGTGGCACAGAAGAAGGAGACTATTGTACTCCTTCGGTAACAACGCAAGGCACAGCAACCTCATACGTGGGACAGATAGTGACACTCTCAACAACAGGGGCGGCAGTAAATGCTTTGTGGAACAACCCCAAAACCGAGAACTATAATGGAGCAGTCCAACCAATAGAGAATACCTTCACAGCATATCCGGGGCAAACAATAACCCTAAATATAAGTGATAAAAATACAGTATGGGGGTTAGTGCGTGTATATGTTGATTTGAATGGAAACTGCCTTTTTGATTTGGATGAGCAGATTTTTGCAGATGCCGACAGAAACCGAACAACCCAAATATCACAAACCTTCACACTCTCACCCGATATTCCGGAAGGAAAATACCTTATGAGAGTAATGTATGTTGCAGGAAGCAACGAAAAGAATTTGTGGGCTTGCGATGATTATACCGAAGGAGGTTACTACGATTTTGAGTTTACAGTTACAACTGATGCGACAGGCGTTGAGGAGTATGAGACCTCACCAACAAAGGTATATACCGTAGATGATGCAATAGTAGTTGAAACTTCTGTAAAATCGATAGAGCCAATATCGGTATATAACGTAGCAGGAACACTCCTTGCACAATCATACACTCGTGGCAGTGTTACAAAACTACAAGTATCGCAGAGCGGATTATTTATAGTTAAGGTTGGAGGAGAAGTATATAGAGTAGTTAAGTAGAATATCATATTATGATATATAAAATCATATTTATGAGTTACGATCAATTAATATTAACAGTAAATACATCAAGCATACTTATTCTACTTTTACTTGCTCTTATCCTATTGCTAGCAACGCGTTTTAAGGGAGAAAATGCCTATGCAGCGGCAATAATAGTTCTTCCCAATGTCCCTGTCTATCTGTACAATGCAAGTAGAATGTTGGGGTGGCATAACTTTACGCTTGCAATGCTCCCTTTCAGTTTCTCGCTGAATACTTTGTTAATGCCCCTTTTGTGGTTGTTTGCTCGAAAAAGTTTCGATTCCTCATATAAGTTCTCTGTTAAAGATTTAATCCATATTATACCATGTATCATATTTTTTATTATATATTTCACCATCTCCAGCGATGATAAGATTAGCAGTATAGTGTATGAAATGTCGGGAGATGATACATGGATTGGAGATCTCAATACAGTAGTTGTTTTATTACAACTATTAATATACTTTCCTATGATATTCATCTTTATATATAAAAATAAAAAGAGAGTTAAAGAAAAATTGTCAGATGCTGAATGGCTTCAAAAAGAGTGGGTACCAATATTTATGATATTGTTTGCATCTCTGTTTGTTATAGTAATGGTTTGTTATGCAATATGGCCTCGTACCGATGCATGGCTAATTCAAATATTAAATGTTGTAGCAATGTCGTATTTAGTGTATAACTCGTTAGTACACCCCTATATTCCCACAGCATTACCCACGCAAGATATTGAAAAGAACTCGAGTACAACACAACAACCCGATTTAGAAGTTATGCAGGAAATATGTGCAAAGGCAACAGATTTTCTCACTAACACCAAGATTTATCTTCGCCACGACCTATCATTGGCCCTATTGGCAAAAGAGATAGGTGTGTCTCAAAGAAAATTATCGACCTCTATCAACACCTGTCTCAAAAAAAATTTTTTTGAATTTATTAATGAGATGCGAATAGAGGAAGCAAAACGTAAAATTATAGAACTTGACGCTTCGGGATATAGCATTGATAGTATATATTATGAATGCGGATTTAGGTCTCGTTCAACATTCTTTCTCGTTTTTAAAAAAGTTACTGGCATAACTCCGTCAGTATGGTTTTTACAATATAAAAAATCCAACCTCTCTGATAAATAGTTATTTATCCTTACTTTTAATCTTTTTATACTCTTCTAAAAATATCTTTATTTAGTCCAAACTTCCGTTTTTTAAACTTATAGACCATTTTAGAATTATTTTTTGCGACAATTTTTATATTCCTTTGCAAAATAGAGCAACAGTCTTAAAAAGAGTTTAAACATTTGGATGTTAAAAAATTTTTTTATTTATTTGTAACATCATCTTAAA of the Bacteroidales bacterium genome contains:
- a CDS encoding AraC family transcriptional regulator — protein: MSYDQLILTVNTSSILILLLLALILLLATRFKGENAYAAAIIVLPNVPVYLYNASRMLGWHNFTLAMLPFSFSLNTLLMPLLWLFARKSFDSSYKFSVKDLIHIIPCIIFFIIYFTISSDDKISSIVYEMSGDDTWIGDLNTVVVLLQLLIYFPMIFIFIYKNKKRVKEKLSDAEWLQKEWVPIFMILFASLFVIVMVCYAIWPRTDAWLIQILNVVAMSYLVYNSLVHPYIPTALPTQDIEKNSSTTQQPDLEVMQEICAKATDFLTNTKIYLRHDLSLALLAKEIGVSQRKLSTSINTCLKKNFFEFINEMRIEEAKRKIIELDASGYSIDSIYYECGFRSRSTFFLVFKKVTGITPSVWFLQYKKSNLSDK